Proteins encoded within one genomic window of Polypterus senegalus isolate Bchr_013 chromosome 6, ASM1683550v1, whole genome shotgun sequence:
- the LOC120531394 gene encoding neuferricin, producing the protein MIRYSVALGLLAVSVFFVSDKGFQWISALLLRLPESQALLLTPEDLSRYTGTPDSPGLYLAVLGQVFDVSRGHRHYSPGGSYHVFAGRDGSRAFVTGDFTETGLVDDLSGLSPLEVLVINDWLSFYKKEYPFVGKLIGRFYTNNGEPTEALKQAETSIYEGQKLKAKTELDNLRFPPCNSEWSAASGGRVWCTTNSGGIQRSWAGVPRKLYSPGSRGFRCVCVQVVNDISSYNNRGELDNPNLQVYDNCPPLEESCILKG; encoded by the exons ATGATTCGTTATTCAGTGGCACTTGGTTTacttgctgtgtctgtgttttttgtcTCCGACAAAGGTTTTCAGTGGATTTCAGCTCTGTTGTTGCGGTTGCCGGAGTCACAGGCGCTGTTGCTTACTCCCGAAGACCTCTCTCGATACACGGGTACGCCGGATAGCCCCGGGCTATACCTAGCAGTGCTGGGACAAGTGTTCGATGTGAGCAGGGGGCACAGGCACTACTCTCCGGGGGGCTCATATCACGTGTTTGCAG gcAGAGATGGATCACGAGCCTTTGTGACGGGAGACTTCACAGAGACTGGCTTAGTGGATGATTTATCTGGACTCTCCCCATTAGAAGTCCTTGTCATAAATGATTGGCTATCCTTTTATAAAAAGGAATATCCATTTGTTG gcaAGTTGATTGGAAGATTCTATACTAACAATGGAGAACCAACAGAAGCCCTCAAACAGGCCGAGACATCTATATATGAAGGTCAAAAGCTAAAAGCAAAGACTGAATTGGACAATCTGCGCTTTCCTCCGTGTAACTCGGAGTGGAGTGCAGCAAGCGGTGGCAGAGTATGGTGTACCACAAACAG TGGAGGTATTCAGAGGAGCTGGGCTGGGGTTCCCAGAAAACTCTACAGTCCAGGCAGCAGAGGCTTCCGTTGTGTTTGTGTGCAGGTTGTCAATGACATTTCCAGTTACAACAATAGAGGAGAACTTGACAATCCAAACCTGCAAGTATATGACAACTGTCCTCCACTAGAAGAATCCTGCATCCTAAAAGGCTAA